Proteins from one Diprion similis isolate iyDipSimi1 chromosome 3, iyDipSimi1.1, whole genome shotgun sequence genomic window:
- the LOC124404490 gene encoding melatonin receptor type 1A-like, whose amino-acid sequence MNVTTISTAGVSTAIAGIVALGTGVVVENTRGEIADAGDDVSPVTLSSDWSRVARLLLLASLAVVGSVGNVFMISAVMVEDHLKKRGNAFLVNVALADLLVTGLVIPASAIVILAGQQESPSICRFEWSLEAVCFLVTVFTLATIAVENYARLCLSEERYEALTPSCVTSLILTAWLIAGTTVALQSSLDLGPDFCGRRFNGIALVQAVGASIVVGVPALITILAYLCLVVRVRRATRASFKPPVAFTWDYDLTKTNMYSFAMFAVFWLPFGVTLCVSSVRPVSARVFYNLAWFALSKSCFNNLLYCVADRHFRNAYVKLFHYCCCKTTVSFSRRTRGDGTGRSSGDVRLRVHIIHSYASPASCRPTVARPNGRDVYEL is encoded by the exons atGAACGTCACCACGATAAGCACGGCTGGAGTCAGCACTGCGATTGCCGGTATTGTTGCACTGGGTACCGGTGTCGTCGTTGAAAATACGAGGGGGGAAATAGCCGACGCTGGTGACGACGTCTCGCCGGTAACTCTGTCTTCCGATTGGTCGAGGGTTGCCCGTCTTCTGCTCCTGGCGTCTCTGGCCGTCGTCGGTAGCGTCGGTAACGTCTTCATGATATCGGCGGTAATGGTCGAGGATCATTTGAAGAAGAGGG GTAACGCTTTTCTGGTCAACGTTGCACTTGCCGATCTTCTCGTTACCGGCCTCGTTATTCCTGCTTCTGCGATTGTCATTTTAGCCGGTCAACAAGAATCTCCTAGTATATGTCGTTTCGAGTGGAGTTTAGAGGCCGTTTGTTTTCTCGTCACCGTTTTCACTCTCGCTACCATCGCCGTAGAGAATTATGCCCGTCTTTGCCTGTCCGAAGAAAG GTACGAAGCATTGACGCCGAGTTGCGTGACAAGCCTGATACTGACGGCCTGGTTAATCGCCGGGACGACGGTAGCCCTCCAGTCGTCCCTGGACCTGGGGCCGGACTTTTGCGGGCGACGATTCAACGGCATCGCCTTAGTCCAGGCCGTCGGCGCGAGTATCGTCGTTGGAGTACCGGCCCTGATAACGATACTAGCCTACCTCTGCCTCGTGGTGCGGGTGCGCAGGGCGACGAGGGCATCGTTCAAACCACCGGTGGCATTCACCTGGGACTACGACCTGACCAAGACCAACATGTACAGCTTCGCAATGTTCGCAGTCTTCTGGCTACCCTTTGGCGTCACCCTCTGCGTCAGTTCCGTTCGCCCGGTAAGCGCCAGGGTGTTTTACAACCTGGCGTGGTTCGCCTTGTCGAAGTCCTGTTTCAACAACCTTTTGTACTGCGTCGCCGATCGGCACTTCCGCAATGCATACGTCAAGCTCTTTCATTACTGCTGCTGCAAGACCACCGTCAGCTTCTCAAGACGGACACGCGGTGACGGCACCGGCAGATCTTCCGGCGACGTTCGGCTTAGGGTTCACATTATACATTCGTATGCAAGCCCCGCTTCCTGTAGACCAACTGTCGCCAGGCCCAATGGACGGGACGTTTACGAGTTGTAG